From the genome of Megalopta genalis isolate 19385.01 chromosome 13, iyMegGena1_principal, whole genome shotgun sequence:
CACAATGAATAAATATTAGACTATGAATTTTATACacttatacatatatctaaACATGTAGACATATGTATACGATAATAtgagatttgaagagaaatgaACTTTTGAGGAGAAAGAAATTGGCTGGCAGGATGTATGAAGCTATTATACGTATTTACGTAGGTATTACATGTTCATACGTATATGTTATGTATGTACATGTATTCAGATGGCAGGCACGTATGCAAGCATGTATATGTAGAACGGGAAGTGTTATACATTGCTATTACATAAAAGGCATTAGAGTAACATAGACTTTCACGATGTATTCGATATAATAAGAAATTAAAAGAAGATTTAATCTTAAGCAACACCCGCTGAATACGTTAAGTTTACATCGTCCTACATTAACCGGAACATAAAGAACATTTATTTTACGTTAGAAATTATAATCGAATGATATACTTAATAATACACTCGtataagaaaaataaatgtaaaattattTTTGACGATAAGTCGAAgacaattgaattatattgttaaaatattgaataacaACAGTTAATAAATTACACTACATTTTCGTATAATAGAATCACATTTGCCGGTGTATCGCAGTTTAAGTTGATTATAATACTTGCATTCACTGACCAGCTATAGTTAATTCTTGAAATTTTAATATAAGAAATTTTTCTTACTAGGATTGGGGAACTTAATAGTTATTGGGATTGTTACTAAGAATCTTATGCTCTGTGCTTTTTCGTCGAATTTTAATTGTATTGTTACTAATACACTTGTATTTGAAAGGTGTAGATAAATTACAATAGCATGCATACTGATCCTTATATACGGGACCAAATAGAATTaccaaaaaaatatttaattaaaatattattaattaaaaatgatatataataatatataataatatatattataataatattataataatattatatataataatatatattataataatattataataatattatatataataatatatattataataatattatataatattaataatattataataatattataatattatatataatatataataatattaaaaaattaaaaatatttaattttaatacttAATTTACCCGAAATTAAAATTACCATACACAATTACATAATACAATTCATCGATAAAAATTGCTCAAACTTACTTTTAATTCTTTTTCCGATGACATCACATGGAGCCTGATCTAGGATGCAGCTGATTTGTTGCGTCACGTAACGTCTGTCCGTCAGTAATTGTGATACTGACTTTTGCGCTTCAGCAAAACTTGATAAAACAAGTAAAGTTACAAAAATGCTAAGCTGCAGTTTCATGTTTAATTTACGACCAACTGATTTCAGTGTCTTTAAATGAAAGAATGTTTCGGTTCTATTCTCTGCGTGGAGTCGTAGTCAAACCAAACTGACCGTTTCACATTTCGGAATtcgtatttatattatgttCCCTCCTTCAGGGTAACCCTTCAGGGCAAATGGACTTAACATTCTTCGCTTCTTAATTGCATTTTAACTTATTTTAATTGCATTAGCTGAAAGAGACGATCGAAAGACGACGACAACGATCATTATTCTCTCTTGACATTAATTTGACATTTTGGGGGTATACTTTTTTCATTTTATCGATATTTCACAAAGtatctttaatttaattatgcaaCTGTACAAGTTGCGCCGAATTGAGCAGGGAATGTAAACAcgtttaaaattttcattaataaATCTTTAAATGAGATTTAAAACGATATTTACATAATGTGTAAATTGAACGTGTGTAAATCGAAAAATTCtgcattttattattgttgatgtATTTGTCATATTTCAATTCCTCGAACATAACTATAGAGTTGATTTCGGAATatattaaatagaataatagtttataataataataataatttttatatctttcaGTGGCTGTGGCTTGACTGTGTGTCAACTGATTTCAATACAATTTTcaacatatacatatatcagttataaaatgcaatttcaaattttcgttataggctcagataaaaaagttgaaaaacgtaagatttttttttttttcgtcattCCTAGTGataacaaaattgtaaaaaagtATTACAGTCATTGTATAgtagactagttcctctattgttgaaaaaaaattcaaatcatttagtttaGTATTAAAAAGGTTATTTTTCAAATGACCGCCACTGTATGACATATGTACAGAGTGTAAAAAAAGTAAATGTCACGACTATGCTAAATCGATTCTACGCTTCCAATTTAGTGGAAAACAATGTAATAAAGGTGTCAAAAAATTTACCTTGATTGATTTTTTCAAGGtcagaaaattgatatttttgtCCAATGTAGGTATCGCTTTCTCCTCGTCTCAAAGACCAACCATAGCTCTAATACCATGGTTTCTTTAACTAATTTGTTCTTTGAGAGGAGTAGAAAACGATACATTCAAAATAAATTTCCAACATTTTGACCTTGAAAAACCAGTGAAGGTGAATTTTGCGGCACCTTTCATTGTTTTCCACTAAATCAGGAACACAGAATCGGTCTAGCATATGTAGTCGTGATATTTACTTTTTTTACACCTTATACATATGCGATATGTATCATAAAAATAGTAAGTTGGCATGAAAGCAGGAATCGTAGtaaatattaaattgtaaaTAGACGCACGTAAATACATTGTGAAATGTAATATATGAAAAAGTGATTTGTTtagtaaattagtatttgcTATTAGTGCCTCTGTATAACCTATAATAATATCAATGCTTATTTATAACCTGTCGAATATTTATCAGTTGTCAGCACAAGTATGCATTTACTCATACTTTAAATGCTCTTTAGGTGTTGGAAGACATATTTGGAAGACATTAAATAAGTATAACTTGAATTTTGTATAATGAAAAGTTTGTTTATACTTCTTCATAGAACAGACAAAGTCGTGATAACTAAACAATGTAAGTTGACATAATAATGGTTATATAGGTATATATCGATGTATAATTAATGAATGAATGattgaattaattaatttattttatagggAGCAATCTCCAATGGAAACTACAATTAAGGATATAACCAGACCTGCTCCCTCTTCCATttgtataaatgacactaaaaAGAAGTGTAACTTATCGTTTTCATTTAATGTTGATTTTGATGATGTTAATAGTGACGTATCCTCCGATTCAGAGACTGCAGACTTGCAAATTGATGTTTCTGAAGTTGATAATTACGAACCCCCCAGCAAACATAAAAGAGATGCTGTTGAAGAAACTTCTTCAGTCATTAACGAAATGGAAGAAGAGATTGAAAGACAGCTTGATGCTAAAGCAGCAAAGACTAACTTAACAGCTACAAACGTTAAAAATATCATTAAACATGTGATTACCAATGAATATGTAATGGCAATGGTTAAAAATCGTCTACAGGACACAGAAGACGATttactatttgaacctaaattgacAAGAGCAAAGGCGAAGTATAAAATAACAAGATGCACTTTGCATATGATGTATGATTTTATATAACGctgaatttaatataaatataatatttttatgtaGAGAATTAGCGGCAGCACAAGTTAATATACCATGGCCAATTACACCAGTAAAAAACTCTACGTCAGAAGTACAAGTACTAATCGAAGAGGAACTAGCAGAAGATTCTTCAGATGAAGAGTACAATCCAGACCAAGATAAACACAGTGATGATGAAAGAGAAGCGGATAATTCTATAAATTGTGATGTAGATTCACAACCTACAACACcagcaaataattgtgattcaAGATCAATTGAACAACCTAAATCACAAAATATTCAATATGATCCAGaaggcatttttaaaattccAGAGTAATATACTTTATgcaatatttgtaaattatgatgaaattattttaatttattataggCAATACTTTTCAGTATTCCTCATGTACCAACAGAAGAAGAAAGTATTGGTCAAAGAACACGTTCAAAACTTTGTTTGAGCGAAACACCTTTGGAACAAATTGAACAAGCATTTATACCACCAGACATAACAACTGATATGTATGACTGGGACTGTGAGATTGATGAAGACTGGGACAATTTTTTGAAAGAGTTCACTCAACCATTAACTCAGGAACCTGTAGTTGAAGATGATCCAGAAGCAGATCCAGAGTATAATATTTTAGACGATGAAGAAACAGAATTTTGTACTTAATATTATTTACTTTttggaatttaatatttcaggctttttaatttattcggactactaaaataatataagttatttatttgtAGTGGACAAAGAAGAATTGCGAGCAGATAAAGCTGTGAAAGTTACTCGCaaagaattaaataatttaattgcaGAATTGTTTGAATTTACTGACACATTTTCGATGCAGGAACAGGAAATTTCAAAGAAAAGGAAGTCTCTGGAGAATTTAAATCCATCTATTGAAAACAATCCTATGGTAAGGAGACAATAATAACCACAttcataaatttaaaaaaaaaaatacaattttgtCTTTCAGACTTGTTCTGTAACAGATTTGTTGCCCACTTATGAACATGATGTTCCCGAGTTAATGAATGCTAATCAAAGGCAATTACTGGCAGTTCAACTATGTCAACATACTCAGTTAATGGTGCAACATTTTGTTATGACATATAGACATCCAGAACTAGATTTTCAGTCAAAAAGTTGTAAACAGAATATAACGAGTCTAAAGTAAGTtcgttattaaataatatagaaattataaatttataataatcaatAACTAAAATTTGTTGTGACATTGTTATCAGGAATTTAAGTAACGGTCTTAATTCTGCATTTAATGCAGCAAATTTGGTAGATGCTTTAAAATTGATGTCCGATTGGGAAAACAAATTTTTGGATAATAAATTTTCCGAAGATCTAAAAAAAACTGTCTTAGATGAAAATGCCGTAAACGAGATATATTCTTCAAACAAATGGAAATATACTCCCAAGTTTCATccagaattaaaaaaattatttatggaAAGCAAAGCACTAATGTATCCACAACTGTTACCTGAATTACCTTTCAAGAGtgacataaataaatatacacgtaCTCCATTCCTAAAATCAGAAGATTTGTAAGTAAatatgttttcttttttaactaGATGTGAATTAATTAACATCTTTTTAGTTTAATCGCACTCGGTCTTGAACAATTTATTCCTTTCGTTGCAACAAAACCAAGAAAGTTCAAACAGAAGAATCTTCAACTAATGGACGCGGTGCAATTGGTCATTCAATATTTATTACCATGCAGAGAACCTAATGCATTATGTCGCCATATTCGAAAAAGGAGATGTGCAAATGATGGCAATCCCATAAGGGTATGTATTTGCACATATTACTTAAATAAAAGTATTACAACGAAGTAATTATTCTTTCAGCATTATTTTGAAAAGGGTTGCGCTCCTAAAACGATACATTATATAACACGAGAATGTGATCCTAAAGCACCAAAGGATCAATCAATAGAGTGTTTGCCTAAAGAGTGgcaaaattatcttaacaatgtaCGTTTATCTAATCTAAAATATTTTCGATATTTTAATCTCCATTAACATTTAACAAATTATAgagaataatttttatatcattgAAATGAGATTGTGTTAATAAATTGGTTGAATTTGTTCACAGACAGAACAGAAAATTGATGCGTTAAAGAGAAAACATATATTAAACTCCTATAATGATCTCATGAAGAAGGATGACTGTGTAAATGGAATTGCTAAAGTTTATACAACTGTTCCCAGCATTCATCCGTTACGAAATCCTGTTGTAAATATGTTCCCAAAGATATTACCTTTGCCTGCGAACAAAAAGAATCCAAATAATTGTATGACAAAAAATAATTCATACTTGAATGAGAACATTAATTCTAAAAATTCAGCAAAAGTATCTAGCAATGAGTCGAATACAGTAGCATGTAATTCTAATACAGTAAATAAAGAACGCACATCACAACATAATAATTCAttgaaaaatacagtaaatatagaagagaaaaagaaaccATTACAAAATAATGAAGTAGAAGAAGACAGTCAGAATGATATACTTACAATTTCGGCTACATCAAAGCATTCCAAGTTTTCTAAAAAGTCTTCAGATGTAATACAAGAGTTGCCACAATTGCGAAGAACTACGCCTAGATTAGCAAAGACAAGAAGTGCTCAAAATATGAAGTTAATGGCTCAAGTTCTAGGACCGAAAGGATTATCTTCCAGTTGCAATACTTTAAAATCTAGAGAAAAGAATGACATGTATAAAAATTTTGAGAAGACACAATCATTACCAAAACTTGTAAGTAAAAGTGGAAATACAAACAACATCGTATTTTGTTTCTCTATCAAATGTCTATTACAATGGGAATAGTCTAGCTTTTATCATTGTATTTTTTAATTCGCTTTTTATTCCAGGATAATGAAGATGAAATAGCAGAACTAATGTTAGCAAGTACAACTATTAAAAAAGACTCACTTAGTAGAAAAAAAGCTAAAGAAGCtagagagatagaaaatatTAAGAGGCTTTTAGAATCTGAAAATCCGTTGAATGAAGAAGAAAGAGGATCAAGTAGGTTTCGCTTAATAATCTTACAAGATTCTTAGTTAGATGTACAAAATGTAAGTTaacgaaacatttttattttttattatacagaATTTGCAGCATCATATCTTCAAAAATTACATTTAATATTGGAGTCTAATAGTCCTGACATATTTCGATCTGTTGTAAAATTATACTTAGATTATTATGAGAAATTGGATAGTATTAATCAAATGGAGAGCGAATTGTCTTTTTCTAATGAGCCTGGAGCTCGGCACAATGAAAAACTTATGGAGCAAACAGCAAGAGATAAAGATGCTATAGCTATTAATTTATACGAGGATGTGTGTGAGAAGCTACACGAATATCCTGAACTTTGTACagactttttattatttttaaagccCCATCAAGCtgcgataataaataaatcagtTGAATATATAATGCTTCAAAAAATGAGCGAATTTATTAACGTGGCTCAAATATATTTTGCTAAGCAACCTTCTCGAATAGCAAAAATGATGCAAGCTATCACTCAACTTTCGTCCGAACCTCAGACAACATTAGAGCATGTTCATTCAATTATGGGTCCTATACTTAAGGGACACCCATTGGTCATGGatttatttttgcaaatattacCTACCGCTAAACCACCTGAAAGGTAATATTTACAATAGAACGAATAACAcaaaaatcaatatttaatataagaTATTTTcctaatatattgttatattctaCAGTTTATTTGCATCGCATATGTTTGAAAATTTAACATGTCCCGTGGGTCCACATGATAAAAATAAAGTGTATACTGAAGATGCATCAGAATTATACGAAAATATTGAACTGCCACTATCAGGTTCTCAAGAAGATCCTTATGGCGGAGATAATTGCAAGTGCAATTGTCATAATGGAGATGATTCCATTTGTAAAAGTATTTCTGAACATTGTGTGTCTTGTGGAACGAgagtaaataatttgtattattttctagcattttctttattacattGCAATAATTCGGATAAGACAAAATCAAATTTTTCCCACAGTTTCTGAATGGAAAGATCTATCTTCAAACATCTGAAGGCTTGAGACCGGCTAAAATTATTTTTCCTGGTGCTGatgaagaaaaattagaaaatatagCTCGCGTGTCATTAAAAACAGCAGATAAATTTATTTCTCCTATTCCGTCCAGACCACGGAGAAAATCATCAAAGAACGAGTCTAATCCTGACGAACAATATCAAAAGTCTTGTATGTTGAAAAGTTCGCCTGTTAAAGATAATGAAGAGGTAGGGAAAGTATTAGTAAAGGCTAAAAGAAATGTAAAATCTCCACCAAAAACGGATAAAAAAAGAGGTTTAAAAAGGATGGAGAGTATGGACCAAATAGGTGCCAGCACAAAACGAGCACGGATAACACAACAGAAAAGTAAAAAAGAAAGGAAGGTCGATAAACAACAAACTAAATTAGAATGTGTGGAATCGCATGATGACCATGTAAAATTGGACGAATCATTAGGCATAAATACCAttatagaaatgaaaaaaagaaatttatCAGATGAAGAAGGTGAAATATCAAATCACAGTACAAACAAAATGGATTCATCTGATGATGTTAAAATCTCGGATACAAATACAGATATTAAGCCATGGACACGACAAGAAGATATGATTCTTTTACAAGCTATTAGAAAAGAATATTCTAATAATTCGATTATTATTGTCAGTAAAAGATTGGACCGTACAATTGATGAAGTAAGTTTTTGGATTATTTATCGCTTATTTTTAACGTAGACTGTTTTAATTGTTATAACTCTGTGCAGGTTAGAGGCAGATGTGAAACACTTTTtgcattattatataaaatgatGTAAGTGAATAGAATCACAGGAAATGCATTTTGCTGAATATACTGTTCTATGCAGTATTAATGGGTGAATACAGGTAAATGAATTCTCTTTTATATAGAATATTCTATTAAAATACATTTAAGTTATAATATGAAAAATTCTTCACTTATTCTTACattgaattataatatataaattaattttatatgcttttacAGACTGCTTTAATATGTTGGAGCTGAAATGTTAATcattaaaaatcaaataaaaatgtaaatacttgtttataaaaatatgtataataaaaatgttttcaatTAAATTATCTCTATAAATGCATATTTGTAATTATGACTaatcaaaataattatatactataactgTAAGACGATATATAAAGCCATATAAATCTTTGGTATAAAAAAGAATTTTACTTACCTGCGTATAGTGTGTTATTGTTTACTCCAGGGGAcgattaatattgataattttacACAATTTTCTGTTTAATAGAAACTTTGTTGCGGCTAATAGAATGTATTttcattacaatatattatatgtatattagctATGACGCTGCGTTCAAGAACGTCCCGCGAAGTAAACAATAACATTTTCTTCTTACTACTTGGATTTACATGGTTTTATATACAGTGTAGGACACAACTGGGTGGACACCCTTTAAAATGCAATACATTAtttgaaactggactaaatgacttgaattttttctagatgataCAGAGATTattctactagacaatgaccgaaatgtttttttgttaattttgttGTTGCTTAAAAtgacgaaataaataaaaaacgtGAATGTTTtgccatttcaagtaataggaaaattagaaaaaaacattttagttattgtctagtgAACTACTCcattatcatctaaaaaaattcaagtcatttaggccagttttaaaaagttattgcgttttaaagagTGTCCACTCAACTTTGTCCCGCACTGTACAGTGTCTTATAATATTGTCGCGAAGTGTACATCCTTTTTATTTGATTGTGATAATTGGTCCGATTTAATTACAGATTGTAACGCtgtaacattttaatactgagtaaaatcaaaattattatttgattatacataaaataaaaacaaatctTAAACTT
Proteins encoded in this window:
- the LOC117228436 gene encoding allergen Tha p 1 — translated: MKLQLSIFVTLLVLSSFAEAQKSVSQLLTDRRYVTQQISCILDQAPCDVIGKRIKSLLPEALNNNCRRCTPRQREHARTLMTLMQQNYPKEWQMIVRYYSTVPNRITAM
- the mute gene encoding gon-4 like protein muscle wasted isoform X1; amino-acid sequence: MEQSPMETTIKDITRPAPSSICINDTKKKCNLSFSFNVDFDDVNSDVSSDSETADLQIDVSEVDNYEPPSKHKRDAVEETSSVINEMEEEIERQLDAKAAKTNLTATNVKNIIKHVITNEYVMAMVKNRLQDTEDDLLFEPKLTRAKAKELAAAQVNIPWPITPVKNSTSEVQVLIEEELAEDSSDEEYNPDQDKHSDDEREADNSINCDVDSQPTTPANNCDSRSIEQPKSQNIQYDPEGIFKIPDIPHVPTEEESIGQRTRSKLCLSETPLEQIEQAFIPPDITTDMYDWDCEIDEDWDNFLKEFTQPLTQEPVVEDDPEADPEYNILDDEETEFLDKEELRADKAVKVTRKELNNLIAELFEFTDTFSMQEQEISKKRKSLENLNPSIENNPMTCSVTDLLPTYEHDVPELMNANQRQLLAVQLCQHTQLMVQHFVMTYRHPELDFQSKSCKQNITSLKNLSNGLNSAFNAANLVDALKLMSDWENKFLDNKFSEDLKKTVLDENAVNEIYSSNKWKYTPKFHPELKKLFMESKALMYPQLLPELPFKSDINKYTRTPFLKSEDFLIALGLEQFIPFVATKPRKFKQKNLQLMDAVQLVIQYLLPCREPNALCRHIRKRRCANDGNPIRHYFEKGCAPKTIHYITRECDPKAPKDQSIECLPKEWQNYLNNTEQKIDALKRKHILNSYNDLMKKDDCVNGIAKVYTTVPSIHPLRNPVVNMFPKILPLPANKKNPNNCMTKNNSYLNENINSKNSAKVSSNESNTVACNSNTVNKERTSQHNNSLKNTVNIEEKKKPLQNNEVEEDSQNDILTISATSKHSKFSKKSSDVIQELPQLRRTTPRLAKTRSAQNMKLMAQVLGPKGLSSSCNTLKSREKNDMYKNFEKTQSLPKLDNEDEIAELMLASTTIKKDSLSRKKAKEAREIENIKRLLESENPLNEEERGSKFAASYLQKLHLILESNSPDIFRSVVKLYLDYYEKLDSINQMESELSFSNEPGARHNEKLMEQTARDKDAIAINLYEDVCEKLHEYPELCTDFLLFLKPHQAAIINKSVEYIMLQKMSEFINVAQIYFAKQPSRIAKMMQAITQLSSEPQTTLEHVHSIMGPILKGHPLVMDLFLQILPTAKPPESLFASHMFENLTCPVGPHDKNKVYTEDASELYENIELPLSGSQEDPYGGDNCKCNCHNGDDSICKSISEHCVSCGTRFLNGKIYLQTSEGLRPAKIIFPGADEEKLENIARVSLKTADKFISPIPSRPRRKSSKNESNPDEQYQKSCMLKSSPVKDNEEVGKVLVKAKRNVKSPPKTDKKRGLKRMESMDQIGASTKRARITQQKSKKERKVDKQQTKLECVESHDDHVKLDESLGINTIIEMKKRNLSDEEGEISNHSTNKMDSSDDVKISDTNTDIKPWTRQEDMILLQAIRKEYSNNSIIIVSKRLDRTIDEVRGRCETLFALLYKMM
- the mute gene encoding gon-4 like protein muscle wasted isoform X2, giving the protein MEQSPMETTIKDITRPAPSSICINDTKKKCNLSFSFNVDFDDVNSDVSSDSETADLQIDVSEVDNYEPPSKHKRDAVEETSSVINEMEEEIERQLDAKAAKTNLTATNVKNIIKHVITNEYVMAMVKNRLQDTEDDLLFEPKLTRAKAKELAAAQVNIPWPITPVKNSTSEVQVLIEEELAEDSSDEEYNPDQDKHSDDEREADNSINCDVDSQPTTPANNCDSRSIEQPKSQNIQYDPEGIFKIPDIPHVPTEEESIGQRTRSKLCLSETPLEQIEQAFIPPDITTDMYDWDCEIDEDWDNFLKEFTQPLTQEPVVEDDPEADPEYNILDDEETEFLDKEELRADKAVKVTRKELNNLIAELFEFTDTFSMQEQEISKKRKSLENLNPSIENNPMTCSVTDLLPTYEHDVPELMNANQRQLLAVQLCQHTQLMVQHFVMTYRHPELDFQSKSCKQNITSLKNLSNGLNSAFNAANLVDALKLMSDWENKFLDNKFSEDLKKTVLDENAVNEIYSSNKWKYTPKFHPELKKLFMESKALMYPQLLPELPFKSDINKYTRTPFLKSEDLKFKQKNLQLMDAVQLVIQYLLPCREPNALCRHIRKRRCANDGNPIRHYFEKGCAPKTIHYITRECDPKAPKDQSIECLPKEWQNYLNNTEQKIDALKRKHILNSYNDLMKKDDCVNGIAKVYTTVPSIHPLRNPVVNMFPKILPLPANKKNPNNCMTKNNSYLNENINSKNSAKVSSNESNTVACNSNTVNKERTSQHNNSLKNTVNIEEKKKPLQNNEVEEDSQNDILTISATSKHSKFSKKSSDVIQELPQLRRTTPRLAKTRSAQNMKLMAQVLGPKGLSSSCNTLKSREKNDMYKNFEKTQSLPKLDNEDEIAELMLASTTIKKDSLSRKKAKEAREIENIKRLLESENPLNEEERGSKFAASYLQKLHLILESNSPDIFRSVVKLYLDYYEKLDSINQMESELSFSNEPGARHNEKLMEQTARDKDAIAINLYEDVCEKLHEYPELCTDFLLFLKPHQAAIINKSVEYIMLQKMSEFINVAQIYFAKQPSRIAKMMQAITQLSSEPQTTLEHVHSIMGPILKGHPLVMDLFLQILPTAKPPESLFASHMFENLTCPVGPHDKNKVYTEDASELYENIELPLSGSQEDPYGGDNCKCNCHNGDDSICKSISEHCVSCGTRFLNGKIYLQTSEGLRPAKIIFPGADEEKLENIARVSLKTADKFISPIPSRPRRKSSKNESNPDEQYQKSCMLKSSPVKDNEEVGKVLVKAKRNVKSPPKTDKKRGLKRMESMDQIGASTKRARITQQKSKKERKVDKQQTKLECVESHDDHVKLDESLGINTIIEMKKRNLSDEEGEISNHSTNKMDSSDDVKISDTNTDIKPWTRQEDMILLQAIRKEYSNNSIIIVSKRLDRTIDEVRGRCETLFALLYKMM